Proteins from a single region of Orcinus orca chromosome 20, mOrcOrc1.1, whole genome shotgun sequence:
- the LOC117197924 gene encoding zinc finger protein 552-like yields MAAAALRDPPEGSVTFEDVAVNFSLEEWGLLDEAQRCLYHDVMLENLALTTSPGCWHGEEDEEALSEQTISDQGSSQIRIVKAGLSPQKANLYEMCGPILSDIFHLAEYQVARCGQKLHVWGM; encoded by the exons GGCAGTGTGACTTTTGAAGATGTGGCCGTGAACTTTTCCTTGGAGGAGTGGGGGCTCCTTGACGAGGCTCAGAGATGCCTGTACCAtgatgtgatgctggagaacttGGCACTTACAACCTCCCCGG GTTGTTGGCATGGAGAAGAGGATGAGGAGGCGCTTTCTGAGCAGACTATCTCTGATCAAGGAAGCTCACAGATCAGAATTGTTAAGGCAGGTCTGTCTCCCCAGAAGGCCAATCTCTATGAGATGTGTGGCCCGATCTtgagtgacatttttcacttggCTGAGTACCAGGTAGCACGCTGTGGGCAGAAACTACATGTGTGGGGCATGTGA